A part of Canis lupus familiaris isolate Mischka breed German Shepherd chromosome 4, alternate assembly UU_Cfam_GSD_1.0, whole genome shotgun sequence genomic DNA contains:
- the LOC100683637 gene encoding LOW QUALITY PROTEIN: cyclin-G1-like (The sequence of the model RefSeq protein was modified relative to this genomic sequence to represent the inferred CDS: deleted 1 base in 1 codon; substituted 1 base at 1 genomic stop codon), whose translation MIEVLTTESQKLLHQLNALLEQESRCQPKVCSLRLIESAHDNGLRMTARLRDFEVKDLLSLTQFFGFDTETFSLAVNLLDRFLSKMKVQPKHLGCVGLSCFYLAVKSIEEERNVPLATDLIRISQYRFTVSNLMRMEKIILEKVCXKVKATTAFQFLQLYNSLIQENLPIERKNSLNFERLEVQLKACHCRIIFSKAKPSVLALSIIALEIEAQKFVELTEGIECLQIHSKINGRDLTFWQELVSKCLTEYSSNKCSKANVQKLKWIVSGRTAR comes from the exons ATGATAGAAGTACTGACAACTGAATCTCAGAAATTGCTACACCAGCTGAATGCCCTATTGGAACAGGAGTCCAGATGTCAGCCAAAGGTCTGCAGCTTGAGACTAATTGAATCTGCACACGATAATGGCCTCAGAATGACTGCAAGACTAAGGGACTTTGAAGTAAAAGATCTTCTTAGTCTAACTCAGTTCTTTGGCTTTGACACGGAGACATTTTCTCTAGCTGTGAATTTACTGGACAGATTCCTGTCCAAAATGAAGGTACAGCCCAAGCACCTTGGCTGTGTTGGGCTGAGCTGCTTCTATTTGGCTGTTAAATcaatagaagaggaaaggaatgtCCCATTGGCAACTGACTTGATCCGAATAAGCCAGTATAGGTTCACGGTTTCAAACTTGATGAGAATGGAAAAGATTATATTGGAGAAAGTGTGTTGAAAAGTCAAAGCTACTACTGCCTTTCAATTTCTGCAACTCTAC AACTCACTCATTCAAGAGAACTTACCAATTGAAAGGAAGAATAGCCTTAATTTTGAAAGACTAGAAGTTCAACTTAAGGCATGCCACTGCAGGATCATATTTTCTAAAGCAAAGCCTTCTGTGTTGGCATTGTCTATCATTGCACTGGAGATCGAAGCACAGAAGTTTGTAGAGTTAACTGAAGGAATAGAATGTCTTCAGATACATTCCAAGATAAATGGCAGAGATTTGACCTTCTGGCAAGAACTTGTATCCAAGTGTTTAACTGAATATTCATCAAACAAGTGTTCCAAAGCCAATGTTCAGAAGTTGAAATGGATTGTTTCTGGACGTACTGCACGGTAA